A single region of the Accipiter gentilis chromosome 6, bAccGen1.1, whole genome shotgun sequence genome encodes:
- the ABR gene encoding active breakpoint cluster region-related protein isoform X4 yields the protein MEEEEEAIGYLDKVLEDEDDSEPGTPTSPGSPFSAGEKGERDAGKGLEMRKLVLSGFLASEEIYINQLEALLLPMKPLKATATTSQPVLTLQQIETIFYKIQDIYEIHKEFYDSLCPKVQQWDSNVTMGHLFQKLASQLGVYKAFVDNYKIALETAEKCSQSNYQFQKISEELKVKGPKDSKESHTSVTMEALLYKPIDRVTRSTLVLHDLLKHTPADHPDYPLLQDALRISQNFLSSINEDIDPRRTAVTTPKGETRQLVKDGFLVELSEGSRKLRHVFLFTDVLLCAKLKKTAVGKHQQYDCKWYVPLADLVFPSPEESEHCPQVHVIPDHELEDMKMKISAIKSEVQKEKANKGQSRAIERLKKKMFENEFWLLLNSPAIPFRIHNRNGKSYLFLLSSDYERSEWREAIQKLQKKDLQAFVLSSVELQVLTGSCFKLRTVHNIPVTSNKDDDESPGLYGFLHVIVHSAKGFKQSANLYCTLEVDSFGYFVSKAKTRVFRDTTEPQWNEEFEIELEGSQSLRILCYEKCYDKTKLNKDNNEIVDKIMGKGQIQLDPQAVQTKNWHMDVIEMNGIKVEFSMKFTSRDMSLKRTPSKKQTGVFGVKISVVTKRERSKVPYIVRQCIEEVEKRGIEEVGIYRISGVATDIQALKAVFDANNKDILVMLSDMDINAIAGTLKLYFRELPEPLLTDRLYPAFMEGIALSDPAAKENCMMHLLRSLPDPNLITFLFLLEHLKRVAEKEPINKMSLHNLATVFGPTLLRPSEGESKAHLTLASDIWSHDVMAQVQVLLYYLQHPPISFTELKRNTLYFSTDV from the exons GGCGAGCGAGATGCTGGCAAAGGCCTGGAGATGCGGAAGCTGGTGCTCTCCGGTTTCCTGGCCAGCGAGGAGATCTACATCAACCAGCTGGAGGCCCTCTTGTTG CCTATGAAGCCACTGAAGGCCACGGCCACTACGTCGCAGCCTGTCCTCACCCTCCAGCAGATCGAGACGATTTTCTACAAGATCCAGGACATCTACGAGATCCACAAGGAGTTCTACGACAGCCTGTGCCCGAAGGTGCAGCAGTGGGACAGCAACGTCACCATGGGCCACCTCTTCCAGAAGCTG GCCAGCCAACTGGGGGTCTACAAGGCCTTTGTGGATAACTACAAAATCGCACTGGAGACGGCAGAGAAGTGCAGCCAGAGCAACTACCAGTTCCAGAAGATCTCGGAG GAGCTGAAGGTGAAGGGCCCCAAGGACTCGAAGGAGAGCCACACGTCCGTCACCATGGAGG CGCTGCTGTACAAACCCATTGACCGGGTGACACGGAGCACCCTCGTCCTGCAC GACCTCCTCAAGCACACCCCGGCCGACCACCCCGACTACCCGCTGCTCCAGGACGCCCTCCGCATCTCCCAAAACTTCCTCTCCAGCATCAATGAGGACATCGATCCCCGGAGGACAGCGGTCACCACCCCCAAGGGGGAG ACCCGGCAGCTTGTCAAGGATGGCTTCTTGGTGGAGCTGTCGGAGGGCTCGCGGAAGCTGCGGCACGTCTTCCTCTTCACCGACGTGCTGCTCTGTGCCAAGCTGAAGAAGACGGCCGTGGG GAAGCACCAGCAGTACGACTGCAAGTGGTACGTGCCCCTGGCCGACCTGGTGTTCCCCTCGCCGGAGGAGTCGGAGCACTGCCCGCAGGTCCACGTCATCCCTGACCACGAGCTGGAGGACATGAAGATGAAGATCTCGGCCATCAAGAGCGAGGTGCAGAAGGAG AAAGCCAACAAGGGGCAGAGCCGGGCCATCGAGCGCCTCAAGAAGAAGATGTTTGAGAACGAATTCTGGCTGCTCCTCAACTCGCCCGCCATCCCTTTCCGCATCCACAACCGCAACGGGAAG AGCTACCTCTTCCTGCTGTCATCCGACTACGAGAGGTCCGAGTGGAGGGAGGCCattcagaaactgcagaaaaaag ACCTCCAGGCCTTCGTCCTGAGCTCGGTGGAGCTGCAGGTGCTCACGGGATCCTGCTTCAAGCTACGCACCGTCCACAACATCCCGGTCACCAGCAATAAGGATG ATGACGAGTCCCCCGGGCTCTACGGGTTCCTGCACGTCATCGTCCACTCCGCCAAGGGCTTCAAGCAGTCTGCCA ATCTCTACTGCACGCTGGAGGTGGACTCCTTCGGCTACTTTGTCAGCAAAGCCAAGACAAGGGTTTTCCGGGACACCACCGAGCCACAGTGGAATGAG GAGTTTGAGATCGAACTGGAGGGTTCCCAGTCCCTGCGCATCCTCTGCTACGAGAAGTGCTACGATAAGACCAAGCTCAACAAGGACAACAATGAAATCGTGGACAAGATTATGGGCAAGGGGCAGATCCAG CTGGACCCTCAGGCCGTGCAGACGAAGAACTGGCACATGGATGTGATTGAGATGAACGGG ATCAAGGTGGAGTTCTCCATGAAGTTCACAAGCAGAGACATGAGCCTGAAGAGGACCCCATCCAAAAAGCAGACTGGTGTCTTTGGGGTCAAAATCAGCGTCGTGACAAA GCGCGAGCGCTCCAAGGTGCCTTACATCGTGCGCCAGTGCATCGAGGAGGTGGAGAAGAGGGGCATCGAAGAGGTCGGCATCTACAGGATCTCTGGCGTCGCCACTGACATCCAGGCGTTGAAAGCCGTCTTCGACGCAA ATAACAAGGACATCCTGGTCATGCTGAGTGACATGGACATCAACGCCATCGCCGGCACGCTGAAGCTGTACTTCCGTGAGCTGCCTGAGCCCCTCCTCACTGACAGACTCTACCCCGCCTTCATGGAGGGGATCG CCCTCTCGGATCCTGCTGCCAAGGAGAACTGCATGATGCACCTTCTCCGCTCGCTGCCTGACCCCAACCTCATCACCTTCCTCTTCCTGCTGGAGCACTTGAAAAG GGTAGCTGAAAAGGAGCCTATCAACAAAATGTCTCTCCACAACCTGGCCACGGTCTTCGGGCCAACACTGCTGAGACCCTCGGAGGGGGAGAGCAAGGCACATCTCACCCTGGCCTCCGACATCTGGTCCCACGACGTGATGGCCCAG GTCCAGGTCCTTCTCTACTACCTGCAGCATCCTCCCATCTCCTTCACTGAGCTGAAACGCAACACACTTTACTTCTCCACGGACGTGTAG
- the ABR gene encoding active breakpoint cluster region-related protein isoform X2, producing MEPLSHRGLPRLSWIDTLYSNFNYGADEYDAEGNEEPKALPEGSETMPYIDESPTMSPQLSARGQESGDGVSPTPTDGLGTGGERDAGKGLEMRKLVLSGFLASEEIYINQLEALLLPMKPLKATATTSQPVLTLQQIETIFYKIQDIYEIHKEFYDSLCPKVQQWDSNVTMGHLFQKLASQLGVYKAFVDNYKIALETAEKCSQSNYQFQKISEELKVKGPKDSKESHTSVTMEALLYKPIDRVTRSTLVLHDLLKHTPADHPDYPLLQDALRISQNFLSSINEDIDPRRTAVTTPKGETRQLVKDGFLVELSEGSRKLRHVFLFTDVLLCAKLKKTAVGKHQQYDCKWYVPLADLVFPSPEESEHCPQVHVIPDHELEDMKMKISAIKSEVQKEKANKGQSRAIERLKKKMFENEFWLLLNSPAIPFRIHNRNGKSYLFLLSSDYERSEWREAIQKLQKKDLQAFVLSSVELQVLTGSCFKLRTVHNIPVTSNKDDDESPGLYGFLHVIVHSAKGFKQSANLYCTLEVDSFGYFVSKAKTRVFRDTTEPQWNEEFEIELEGSQSLRILCYEKCYDKTKLNKDNNEIVDKIMGKGQIQLDPQAVQTKNWHMDVIEMNGIKVEFSMKFTSRDMSLKRTPSKKQTGVFGVKISVVTKRERSKVPYIVRQCIEEVEKRGIEEVGIYRISGVATDIQALKAVFDANNKDILVMLSDMDINAIAGTLKLYFRELPEPLLTDRLYPAFMEGIALSDPAAKENCMMHLLRSLPDPNLITFLFLLEHLKRVAEKEPINKMSLHNLATVFGPTLLRPSEGESKAHLTLASDIWSHDVMAQVQVLLYYLQHPPISFTELKRNTLYFSTDV from the exons GGCGAGCGAGATGCTGGCAAAGGCCTGGAGATGCGGAAGCTGGTGCTCTCCGGTTTCCTGGCCAGCGAGGAGATCTACATCAACCAGCTGGAGGCCCTCTTGTTG CCTATGAAGCCACTGAAGGCCACGGCCACTACGTCGCAGCCTGTCCTCACCCTCCAGCAGATCGAGACGATTTTCTACAAGATCCAGGACATCTACGAGATCCACAAGGAGTTCTACGACAGCCTGTGCCCGAAGGTGCAGCAGTGGGACAGCAACGTCACCATGGGCCACCTCTTCCAGAAGCTG GCCAGCCAACTGGGGGTCTACAAGGCCTTTGTGGATAACTACAAAATCGCACTGGAGACGGCAGAGAAGTGCAGCCAGAGCAACTACCAGTTCCAGAAGATCTCGGAG GAGCTGAAGGTGAAGGGCCCCAAGGACTCGAAGGAGAGCCACACGTCCGTCACCATGGAGG CGCTGCTGTACAAACCCATTGACCGGGTGACACGGAGCACCCTCGTCCTGCAC GACCTCCTCAAGCACACCCCGGCCGACCACCCCGACTACCCGCTGCTCCAGGACGCCCTCCGCATCTCCCAAAACTTCCTCTCCAGCATCAATGAGGACATCGATCCCCGGAGGACAGCGGTCACCACCCCCAAGGGGGAG ACCCGGCAGCTTGTCAAGGATGGCTTCTTGGTGGAGCTGTCGGAGGGCTCGCGGAAGCTGCGGCACGTCTTCCTCTTCACCGACGTGCTGCTCTGTGCCAAGCTGAAGAAGACGGCCGTGGG GAAGCACCAGCAGTACGACTGCAAGTGGTACGTGCCCCTGGCCGACCTGGTGTTCCCCTCGCCGGAGGAGTCGGAGCACTGCCCGCAGGTCCACGTCATCCCTGACCACGAGCTGGAGGACATGAAGATGAAGATCTCGGCCATCAAGAGCGAGGTGCAGAAGGAG AAAGCCAACAAGGGGCAGAGCCGGGCCATCGAGCGCCTCAAGAAGAAGATGTTTGAGAACGAATTCTGGCTGCTCCTCAACTCGCCCGCCATCCCTTTCCGCATCCACAACCGCAACGGGAAG AGCTACCTCTTCCTGCTGTCATCCGACTACGAGAGGTCCGAGTGGAGGGAGGCCattcagaaactgcagaaaaaag ACCTCCAGGCCTTCGTCCTGAGCTCGGTGGAGCTGCAGGTGCTCACGGGATCCTGCTTCAAGCTACGCACCGTCCACAACATCCCGGTCACCAGCAATAAGGATG ATGACGAGTCCCCCGGGCTCTACGGGTTCCTGCACGTCATCGTCCACTCCGCCAAGGGCTTCAAGCAGTCTGCCA ATCTCTACTGCACGCTGGAGGTGGACTCCTTCGGCTACTTTGTCAGCAAAGCCAAGACAAGGGTTTTCCGGGACACCACCGAGCCACAGTGGAATGAG GAGTTTGAGATCGAACTGGAGGGTTCCCAGTCCCTGCGCATCCTCTGCTACGAGAAGTGCTACGATAAGACCAAGCTCAACAAGGACAACAATGAAATCGTGGACAAGATTATGGGCAAGGGGCAGATCCAG CTGGACCCTCAGGCCGTGCAGACGAAGAACTGGCACATGGATGTGATTGAGATGAACGGG ATCAAGGTGGAGTTCTCCATGAAGTTCACAAGCAGAGACATGAGCCTGAAGAGGACCCCATCCAAAAAGCAGACTGGTGTCTTTGGGGTCAAAATCAGCGTCGTGACAAA GCGCGAGCGCTCCAAGGTGCCTTACATCGTGCGCCAGTGCATCGAGGAGGTGGAGAAGAGGGGCATCGAAGAGGTCGGCATCTACAGGATCTCTGGCGTCGCCACTGACATCCAGGCGTTGAAAGCCGTCTTCGACGCAA ATAACAAGGACATCCTGGTCATGCTGAGTGACATGGACATCAACGCCATCGCCGGCACGCTGAAGCTGTACTTCCGTGAGCTGCCTGAGCCCCTCCTCACTGACAGACTCTACCCCGCCTTCATGGAGGGGATCG CCCTCTCGGATCCTGCTGCCAAGGAGAACTGCATGATGCACCTTCTCCGCTCGCTGCCTGACCCCAACCTCATCACCTTCCTCTTCCTGCTGGAGCACTTGAAAAG GGTAGCTGAAAAGGAGCCTATCAACAAAATGTCTCTCCACAACCTGGCCACGGTCTTCGGGCCAACACTGCTGAGACCCTCGGAGGGGGAGAGCAAGGCACATCTCACCCTGGCCTCCGACATCTGGTCCCACGACGTGATGGCCCAG GTCCAGGTCCTTCTCTACTACCTGCAGCATCCTCCCATCTCCTTCACTGAGCTGAAACGCAACACACTTTACTTCTCCACGGACGTGTAG
- the ABR gene encoding active breakpoint cluster region-related protein isoform X5 — MMEVLVQPDESPGPVGEGSERGVEEPEGKRPPNTGARLWGRVRSKLLRQKLDPQAVQTKNWHMDVIEMNGIKVEFSMKFTSRDMSLKRTPSKKQTGVFGVKISVVTKRERSKVPYIVRQCIEEVEKRGIEEVGIYRISGVATDIQALKAVFDANNKDILVMLSDMDINAIAGTLKLYFRELPEPLLTDRLYPAFMEGIALSDPAAKENCMMHLLRSLPDPNLITFLFLLEHLKRVAEKEPINKMSLHNLATVFGPTLLRPSEGESKAHLTLASDIWSHDVMAQVQVLLYYLQHPPISFTELKRNTLYFSTDV, encoded by the exons ATGATGGAGGTGCTGGTGCAGCCGGATGAGAGCCCCGGTCCTGTGGGTGAAGGGTCTGAGCGTGGCGTGGAGGAACCCGAGGGGAAACGACCCCCCAACACAGGCGCCCGTCTGTGGGGCAGGGTGCGCAGCAAGCTGCTCCGGCAGAAG CTGGACCCTCAGGCCGTGCAGACGAAGAACTGGCACATGGATGTGATTGAGATGAACGGG ATCAAGGTGGAGTTCTCCATGAAGTTCACAAGCAGAGACATGAGCCTGAAGAGGACCCCATCCAAAAAGCAGACTGGTGTCTTTGGGGTCAAAATCAGCGTCGTGACAAA GCGCGAGCGCTCCAAGGTGCCTTACATCGTGCGCCAGTGCATCGAGGAGGTGGAGAAGAGGGGCATCGAAGAGGTCGGCATCTACAGGATCTCTGGCGTCGCCACTGACATCCAGGCGTTGAAAGCCGTCTTCGACGCAA ATAACAAGGACATCCTGGTCATGCTGAGTGACATGGACATCAACGCCATCGCCGGCACGCTGAAGCTGTACTTCCGTGAGCTGCCTGAGCCCCTCCTCACTGACAGACTCTACCCCGCCTTCATGGAGGGGATCG CCCTCTCGGATCCTGCTGCCAAGGAGAACTGCATGATGCACCTTCTCCGCTCGCTGCCTGACCCCAACCTCATCACCTTCCTCTTCCTGCTGGAGCACTTGAAAAG GGTAGCTGAAAAGGAGCCTATCAACAAAATGTCTCTCCACAACCTGGCCACGGTCTTCGGGCCAACACTGCTGAGACCCTCGGAGGGGGAGAGCAAGGCACATCTCACCCTGGCCTCCGACATCTGGTCCCACGACGTGATGGCCCAG GTCCAGGTCCTTCTCTACTACCTGCAGCATCCTCCCATCTCCTTCACTGAGCTGAAACGCAACACACTTTACTTCTCCACGGACGTGTAG
- the TIMM22 gene encoding mitochondrial import inner membrane translocase subunit Tim22 gives MAAVPPPSAPGGPEPPPLQYSLLLQHLVGEQRRPRAWDPAALGGIPSPPKSEEQKMVERAMESCAFKAALACVGGFVLGGAFGVFTAGIDTNVGFDPKDPYRTPTAKEVLKDMGQRGISYAKNFAIVGAMFSCTECVVESYRGKSDWKNSVISGCITGGAIGFRAGLKAGVIGCGGFAAFSAAIDHYLR, from the exons ATGGCGGCAGTGCCGCCGCCTTCCGCTCCGGGTGGCCCGGAGCCTCCCCCGCTGCAGTACAGCCTGTTGCTGCAGCACCTGGTGGGCGAGCAGCGGCGGCCTCGCGCTTGGGACCCCGCCGCCCTCGGCGGCATCCCCAGCCCGCCCAAGAGCGAGGAGCAGAAGATGGTGGAGCGGGCCATGGAGAGCTGCGCCTTCAAAGCGGCGCTGGCCTGCGTGGGAG GATTTGTTCTGGGAGGCGCATTTGGCGTCTTCACAGCCGGCATCGACACCAACGTTGGGTTTGATCCCAAGGATCCATATCGCACGCCAACCGCAAAAGAGGTCCTCAAAGATATGGGGCAGCGAGGCATATCCTACGCAAAGAACTTTGCCATTGTGGGCGCCATGTTCTCCTGCACAGAATGTGTGGTAGAATCT TATCGTGGCAAGTCAGACTGGAAGAATAGTGTTATCAGCGGCTGCATCACAGGAGGAGCAATCGGCTTCAGAG CTGGTTTGAAGGCAGGGGTTATTGGCTGTGGTGGATTTGCTGCTTTCTCCGCTGCAATTGATCACTATCTACGGTAA
- the ABR gene encoding active breakpoint cluster region-related protein isoform X3 has translation MLCARQPDFNYGADEYDAEGNEEPKALPEGSETMPYIDESPTMSPQLSARGQESGDGVSPTPTDGLGTGGERDAGKGLEMRKLVLSGFLASEEIYINQLEALLLPMKPLKATATTSQPVLTLQQIETIFYKIQDIYEIHKEFYDSLCPKVQQWDSNVTMGHLFQKLASQLGVYKAFVDNYKIALETAEKCSQSNYQFQKISEELKVKGPKDSKESHTSVTMEALLYKPIDRVTRSTLVLHDLLKHTPADHPDYPLLQDALRISQNFLSSINEDIDPRRTAVTTPKGETRQLVKDGFLVELSEGSRKLRHVFLFTDVLLCAKLKKTAVGKHQQYDCKWYVPLADLVFPSPEESEHCPQVHVIPDHELEDMKMKISAIKSEVQKEKANKGQSRAIERLKKKMFENEFWLLLNSPAIPFRIHNRNGKSYLFLLSSDYERSEWREAIQKLQKKDLQAFVLSSVELQVLTGSCFKLRTVHNIPVTSNKDDDESPGLYGFLHVIVHSAKGFKQSANLYCTLEVDSFGYFVSKAKTRVFRDTTEPQWNEEFEIELEGSQSLRILCYEKCYDKTKLNKDNNEIVDKIMGKGQIQLDPQAVQTKNWHMDVIEMNGIKVEFSMKFTSRDMSLKRTPSKKQTGVFGVKISVVTKRERSKVPYIVRQCIEEVEKRGIEEVGIYRISGVATDIQALKAVFDANNKDILVMLSDMDINAIAGTLKLYFRELPEPLLTDRLYPAFMEGIALSDPAAKENCMMHLLRSLPDPNLITFLFLLEHLKRVAEKEPINKMSLHNLATVFGPTLLRPSEGESKAHLTLASDIWSHDVMAQVQVLLYYLQHPPISFTELKRNTLYFSTDV, from the exons GGCGAGCGAGATGCTGGCAAAGGCCTGGAGATGCGGAAGCTGGTGCTCTCCGGTTTCCTGGCCAGCGAGGAGATCTACATCAACCAGCTGGAGGCCCTCTTGTTG CCTATGAAGCCACTGAAGGCCACGGCCACTACGTCGCAGCCTGTCCTCACCCTCCAGCAGATCGAGACGATTTTCTACAAGATCCAGGACATCTACGAGATCCACAAGGAGTTCTACGACAGCCTGTGCCCGAAGGTGCAGCAGTGGGACAGCAACGTCACCATGGGCCACCTCTTCCAGAAGCTG GCCAGCCAACTGGGGGTCTACAAGGCCTTTGTGGATAACTACAAAATCGCACTGGAGACGGCAGAGAAGTGCAGCCAGAGCAACTACCAGTTCCAGAAGATCTCGGAG GAGCTGAAGGTGAAGGGCCCCAAGGACTCGAAGGAGAGCCACACGTCCGTCACCATGGAGG CGCTGCTGTACAAACCCATTGACCGGGTGACACGGAGCACCCTCGTCCTGCAC GACCTCCTCAAGCACACCCCGGCCGACCACCCCGACTACCCGCTGCTCCAGGACGCCCTCCGCATCTCCCAAAACTTCCTCTCCAGCATCAATGAGGACATCGATCCCCGGAGGACAGCGGTCACCACCCCCAAGGGGGAG ACCCGGCAGCTTGTCAAGGATGGCTTCTTGGTGGAGCTGTCGGAGGGCTCGCGGAAGCTGCGGCACGTCTTCCTCTTCACCGACGTGCTGCTCTGTGCCAAGCTGAAGAAGACGGCCGTGGG GAAGCACCAGCAGTACGACTGCAAGTGGTACGTGCCCCTGGCCGACCTGGTGTTCCCCTCGCCGGAGGAGTCGGAGCACTGCCCGCAGGTCCACGTCATCCCTGACCACGAGCTGGAGGACATGAAGATGAAGATCTCGGCCATCAAGAGCGAGGTGCAGAAGGAG AAAGCCAACAAGGGGCAGAGCCGGGCCATCGAGCGCCTCAAGAAGAAGATGTTTGAGAACGAATTCTGGCTGCTCCTCAACTCGCCCGCCATCCCTTTCCGCATCCACAACCGCAACGGGAAG AGCTACCTCTTCCTGCTGTCATCCGACTACGAGAGGTCCGAGTGGAGGGAGGCCattcagaaactgcagaaaaaag ACCTCCAGGCCTTCGTCCTGAGCTCGGTGGAGCTGCAGGTGCTCACGGGATCCTGCTTCAAGCTACGCACCGTCCACAACATCCCGGTCACCAGCAATAAGGATG ATGACGAGTCCCCCGGGCTCTACGGGTTCCTGCACGTCATCGTCCACTCCGCCAAGGGCTTCAAGCAGTCTGCCA ATCTCTACTGCACGCTGGAGGTGGACTCCTTCGGCTACTTTGTCAGCAAAGCCAAGACAAGGGTTTTCCGGGACACCACCGAGCCACAGTGGAATGAG GAGTTTGAGATCGAACTGGAGGGTTCCCAGTCCCTGCGCATCCTCTGCTACGAGAAGTGCTACGATAAGACCAAGCTCAACAAGGACAACAATGAAATCGTGGACAAGATTATGGGCAAGGGGCAGATCCAG CTGGACCCTCAGGCCGTGCAGACGAAGAACTGGCACATGGATGTGATTGAGATGAACGGG ATCAAGGTGGAGTTCTCCATGAAGTTCACAAGCAGAGACATGAGCCTGAAGAGGACCCCATCCAAAAAGCAGACTGGTGTCTTTGGGGTCAAAATCAGCGTCGTGACAAA GCGCGAGCGCTCCAAGGTGCCTTACATCGTGCGCCAGTGCATCGAGGAGGTGGAGAAGAGGGGCATCGAAGAGGTCGGCATCTACAGGATCTCTGGCGTCGCCACTGACATCCAGGCGTTGAAAGCCGTCTTCGACGCAA ATAACAAGGACATCCTGGTCATGCTGAGTGACATGGACATCAACGCCATCGCCGGCACGCTGAAGCTGTACTTCCGTGAGCTGCCTGAGCCCCTCCTCACTGACAGACTCTACCCCGCCTTCATGGAGGGGATCG CCCTCTCGGATCCTGCTGCCAAGGAGAACTGCATGATGCACCTTCTCCGCTCGCTGCCTGACCCCAACCTCATCACCTTCCTCTTCCTGCTGGAGCACTTGAAAAG GGTAGCTGAAAAGGAGCCTATCAACAAAATGTCTCTCCACAACCTGGCCACGGTCTTCGGGCCAACACTGCTGAGACCCTCGGAGGGGGAGAGCAAGGCACATCTCACCCTGGCCTCCGACATCTGGTCCCACGACGTGATGGCCCAG GTCCAGGTCCTTCTCTACTACCTGCAGCATCCTCCCATCTCCTTCACTGAGCTGAAACGCAACACACTTTACTTCTCCACGGACGTGTAG